TTGCTCGTCGGCATCCTGCTGGGCCTGCTGGGAGGCGGCGGCTCCATCCTCACGGTGCCTCTGCTCGTCTACGTCCTGGACGTGGAGCCCCGGACGGCCATCGCCATGTCGCTCGTCGTCGTGGGCATCACCAGCGCCAGCGGCGCCGTCCTCCATGCCCGAGCCGGACGCGTGCGGTGGCGCACCGGGCTCGTCTTCGGCGCGGGTGGGATGACGGGAGCCTTCCTCGGCGGAAGACTCAATCCCCACCTCTCGCCCGACACGCTGCTCGTCCTCTTCGCGGGCGTCATGGTCGCCGCCGCCGTGGCCATGCTGCGGCGCAAGGACGCCGCGCCGTCCCTGCCCGCGCCAACCCCTCCGCCCTCCACGCCACGCGTCCTGGCGCAAGGCGCCGCCGTGGGCGCGCTGTCAGGGCTCGTGGGCGCGGGCGGCGGCTTCCTCATCGTGCCCGCCCTGATGCTCATCGGGCTCTCCGCGCCCACGGCCACCGCCACCTCGCTGGTGGTCATCGCGCTCCAATGCACCGCGGGCTTCATCGGCCACCTGGGCCACGTCGAGCTTCCGTGGGTGCTCACCTGCGAGGTGCTGCTGGCGGCGATGACCGGCACCCTGCTGGGCGGAAGGCTCGCGGGACGCATCCCCCCGGCGCACCTGCGCAAGGGCTTCGCCGTCTTCGTCCTCGCCACCGCGACCTTCCTCCTCAGCGCACAGGCCCCCGCCCCCCTGCGCGAGCAACTGACACACGCGGGCGCGTGGCCCTGGGTCGTGGCCTCCCTGGCCTTGGGCCTGCCCATGACCTGGTGGCGCCTGCGGTCGGCCCGGCAGCGCGCGCCGTGAGCATCACCGCGCCAGCGGCACCGTGAAATGAAAGGTGGCGCCCTGGCCCAGCTCGCTCTCCACCCACAGCCGGCCCCCGTGTCGTTCGACGATGTCACGGCAGATGTAGAGCCCCAGCCCCAATCCGCCGAAGCCGGAGATGGGCGCGTTGCTCGCTCGGAAGAACCGCTCGAACAGGTGCGCCTGCTGGTCCTGGGGAATGCCAATGCCCTCGTCCTGCACGGAGACGCGGACGTGGCCGTCGTCCCGCAGCACTCGCACACGAACCGTCCCGCCACTGGGGCTGTACTTGATGGCGTTCTCCATCAGGTTGACCAGCACCTGCGCGAGCCGGTCCCCGTCCCCCAGGACCATCAACGGCTCGCTGGACGCATCGAGCTCCACGGCGTGGTGCGCGCTGGACAGGCGCAGCTCCGAGGCGACCTCTCCGGCCAGCTCCTGGAGCTGGATGGGCCCGTGCTTCAGCGTCAGCCGGCCTGCCTGGATGCGCGAGGTGTCCAGCAAGTCATTCACCAGCCCCGTCAACCGGGCCACCTGCATGAGCGACTTGTCCACATGACGCGCATGCGACACACCGCCCGTCGCCCCTTCCTGACGCATCCGCTGCAGATGCAGCTTCAGCGGCGTGAGCGGCGTCTTCAGCTCGTGCGCGGCGATGGAGAGGAAGTCATCCCGCACGCGGATGGCCTCCTGGGCCTCGCCCAACAACCGCTCGCGTTCGGCCTCGGCATGCCGCTCCGCGGTGACCTCCCGGTAGCTCCAGACGCGGCCGATGATGGCTTCACCCAAGCGCTGCGGCAGCGACTTGCGCTCCAGGATGCGCCCATCCAGCAGCTCCACGGTATCGACGTCTTCCTGCGCGGAGGGCTCGAACCGCTGCCGGATGCGGGAGGTGAACCACTCCGGGTTCTTCACACTCCGCGCCGCGCGCACCAGCACCGGCTCCGCGTCACGCTCCTCCATCATCTCCTCGGTGAGCCCCCAGATATCGAGGAACCGCTTGTTGAAGGCGGTGACGCGCTTGTTCAGGTCCACCACGATGACGCCTTCCGCGATGGAGTCGAACGTGGCGCGCAGCACCGAGTTCATGTGCTCCAGGCTCTCGGGCGCGGGCGACGGTCCGTCCGCCGCCGCACCGCGCGCGGCCTCGTCCGTCACGGGCTCCGGGAGTTGAAGGCGCGCACAGGCGCCCAGCAACGAGCCCTCGTCACTGAAGAGGGGGAGCACGAAGGCCTTCAGCCGCTGCCCCTCACCGTGCCCCTCGTGGACACCGGCCTTGCCCTCGAGCGCCGTCGCGAGCGCTCCGGTCAACCAGGGCAGCCCCTCCAACGCCTCCTCCATGGGACGGCCTTCCCGTGTTCCCTTCCGCCCTCCCGTCGCATGGACCAGCGCATCGTCCATGAAGACGACGCGGCCGCTGGCGTCGACGACGAGCGCGGCTTGGAGGTGGGTCCCCATCTGGAGCAGCACCGGCGACACGGAAGGCGTGCCCGGGCGCAGGACGTCCGCTCGCGTGGCCGCCCCCCATCCGCTTGGGGTTCCGTCGTGGATGTGGGCCTTCGTCATGGACACTCCTCGGCGGCGGACTTGCCCCATCCGGGAAACATGCGGCCCTCGATGAACCCATCAAAGTGTCCGCGAGCACGCCTTGCCTGCCCGCCGTGGGAAGCAAGGCTCCGACCCTGGGACCGAGTCCTGTCCGAAAGCGCTAGGCTGCCGGCGCATGAAGACCTCGCGACTCGCGTTGCACCTCCTCGCGCCCGCCCTGATGGTGGGGTGCGCCTCGTCCACCGCCAGCACCCGGCCCACCGAGCCCACGCCCACCACCGAGGTCGCGGCCACGCCCGCCGCGCCTTCCGGCTACGGCTATAGCGAGGACGAGCCCATCCACGTGGGCGGCGGCGTCGACGGTGAGATGGAGTACCTGGAGCACCTGCGCGGCCCACAGGGCCAGAAGGTCCGCTACGAGCGGCGCGGGAGCTGCTGCTTCTTCGAGTCGAAGGAGTCCCCCTTCGGCAGCGGCATGCTCGACGTGTACGACGTCTCCTACGACGGCCTGGCCCAGCCGGTGACGCTGTACCTCAACATGTATGAGCTCAAGGAACCTCGCGCTCCCGAGGGCTTCACCCTGGACTGACGTGACGCGCGTCAGCCGCAGTCGTGGACGAGCGGACCCGCGACGAGCGGGCCCTGCATCCACTCTTCGGAGGGCGCCTCCACACGTCCCTCGGGCTCGAGGGTCAGCTCGTGGAAGTAGGCCGCGCCCTGGTTGAAGTAGGACTCGCGCACCTTCAGCTTCCAGGTGCGTGCCTTCTCCCCCGCCGCCACCGGGGTGAGCTCCACGTCCGTCCCCACGCGGCGCCATTTGGCCGGGGCATGCGGCGTCATGCCCATGCGCGACGCGACGACGCGCTGGTCCGCCGCCATGTCCACCGACTGGACGACACGCCCCGGCGGCGCGTACGCCCACTCCGACTTGGAGCCGAGCACCGCGTCCACCGCGCCCTTCTCCTCCGCCAGCACGGCCACCGCCCGGCGCCACTTCTTGTATTCCTCGCGCGCCTTGAGCACCTTCAAGCCCTGCTGGTCCTCGTCGATTTTCGGGAGGAGGGCCTCGCGGTTCAGCTCCACGGCCTTCGACAGGTCCGCCAGCGCCAGGTACAGCCAGTTCTTGGCGAAGTCGCAGTAGTCGAAGTCATCCCCGTCCTCCATCTTGTGCTGGAGCAGGGTGCGGGTCCGCGCCCGGTTCAGCCGCGCGTAGGGATTGGCGGGGTCCTTCTTCAGCGCCTTCTCGAAGAGCGCGTGGGCCTTCTTGTAGTCCCCCTTTTCATACGCCTTGAAGCCCTGGACGTTGGCGTCGGGCGCGGCGGCCAGCACCGGGCCCGCACCGAGACAGAGCAACAGGCACCACGAAGCACGCATGGAATCCCCCATGAACCCGGTTTCTAACATGCTTCACTCCGGGTGTTGCCCTCACCGAAGAGCGCGAGGAGAGTCCCGGCATGAAGCTGCGAGCCATGAGCGAAGTGGGCGCCGAGTTGGGGCTGGCGCCCGAGGACGTGCTGCCGTGGGGAACCCACCGCGCCAAGGTGTCATTGGACGCGCTCGGCAAGCGGAGCGGAAAGCAGGGCCGCCTGGTGCTGGTGTCCGCCATCAATCCCACGCCGCCGGGTGAAGGCAAGACGACCATGTCGGTGGCGCTGGCCATGGGCCTGCGCAAGCGGGGACGCCGCGCGGTGGCGGCCCTGCGGGAGCCGTCGCTCGGTCCTGTCTTCGGCGTGAAGGGCGGTGGCACCGGTGGCGGTCAGGCCAGCCTGGAGCCCGCGGCCGACATCAACCTGCACTTCACCGGCGATTTGCACGCCATCACCAGCGCCAACAACCTGCTCGCCGCGCTGGTGGACAACGCCGTGTTCTACGGCCAGCCAGTGGCGCTGGACGCCACGCGCGTGCGGTGGCGGCGCGCGCTGGACATGAACGACCGCTTCCTGCGCAACGTCATCGTCGGC
This genomic window from Myxococcus hansupus contains:
- a CDS encoding sulfite exporter TauE/SafE family protein — its product is MLYAGIAGSLLVGILLGLLGGGGSILTVPLLVYVLDVEPRTAIAMSLVVVGITSASGAVLHARAGRVRWRTGLVFGAGGMTGAFLGGRLNPHLSPDTLLVLFAGVMVAAAVAMLRRKDAAPSLPAPTPPPSTPRVLAQGAAVGALSGLVGAGGGFLIVPALMLIGLSAPTATATSLVVIALQCTAGFIGHLGHVELPWVLTCEVLLAAMTGTLLGGRLAGRIPPAHLRKGFAVFVLATATFLLSAQAPAPLREQLTHAGAWPWVVASLALGLPMTWWRLRSARQRAP
- a CDS encoding sensor histidine kinase; the encoded protein is MTKAHIHDGTPSGWGAATRADVLRPGTPSVSPVLLQMGTHLQAALVVDASGRVVFMDDALVHATGGRKGTREGRPMEEALEGLPWLTGALATALEGKAGVHEGHGEGQRLKAFVLPLFSDEGSLLGACARLQLPEPVTDEAARGAAADGPSPAPESLEHMNSVLRATFDSIAEGVIVVDLNKRVTAFNKRFLDIWGLTEEMMEERDAEPVLVRAARSVKNPEWFTSRIRQRFEPSAQEDVDTVELLDGRILERKSLPQRLGEAIIGRVWSYREVTAERHAEAERERLLGEAQEAIRVRDDFLSIAAHELKTPLTPLKLHLQRMRQEGATGGVSHARHVDKSLMQVARLTGLVNDLLDTSRIQAGRLTLKHGPIQLQELAGEVASELRLSSAHHAVELDASSEPLMVLGDGDRLAQVLVNLMENAIKYSPSGGTVRVRVLRDDGHVRVSVQDEGIGIPQDQQAHLFERFFRASNAPISGFGGLGLGLYICRDIVERHGGRLWVESELGQGATFHFTVPLAR
- a CDS encoding tetratricopeptide repeat protein; its protein translation is MRASWCLLLCLGAGPVLAAAPDANVQGFKAYEKGDYKKAHALFEKALKKDPANPYARLNRARTRTLLQHKMEDGDDFDYCDFAKNWLYLALADLSKAVELNREALLPKIDEDQQGLKVLKAREEYKKWRRAVAVLAEEKGAVDAVLGSKSEWAYAPPGRVVQSVDMAADQRVVASRMGMTPHAPAKWRRVGTDVELTPVAAGEKARTWKLKVRESYFNQGAAYFHELTLEPEGRVEAPSEEWMQGPLVAGPLVHDCG